Below is a window of Zygotorulaspora mrakii chromosome 3, complete sequence DNA.
GAACACAAATTTAGATCCTACAGTTTGAGGATAAAATCTACAACGCCATGCGCACCTCTGAAATCTGCCTCTGTAGTAGCTTGGAACTCATTATAGAATGATACTGCAGGACAGATACAGACCGAGCATCCTACGATTCCCTTATCTAAGCTGTAAAATGTCACTTATTTAACAACGTATCACCTTAAATAGTATTATCATATCATTGTACGAACCAATAAGATCACTAAAAAAATCGGTCGCGCGGTAAGACCGacaaaagttcaagaagACATAGCTAACCAGTAATTGTTTTAAACGGAAGCTTAAACAATTTTATAATAGAAGCAGTAAGAAAAGATATCTGATTGTTTCGCAAGCACTCTTAAAGATCAATCGATTAAATTCAAATGGTATGTTACCTTGTCACATGTTTAGATATCATGGGCGTTGAGCCAGCGATCATCGGGATGCATCCTTATCATAGTAGATATGGCATATTGACGAACCTTATTTACTAACTCGAGCTAGTCATACTATTCAACGATTTATAAAACGCTGTTCAAAAGAAACTCTGTGTTTGTGGGCACTGTGTTCTTCTCAGCTTTCGTTTTCCAAACTTCATTCGATTCTGCTGTAACTTCCTGGTATGAAAACCACAACAAGGGCAAATTATGGAAGGATGTCAAATTTaaacttcaaaatggtggtgatgatgacgaggaCGAAGACGATGACGAATAGATCATCTGAAATGAAGAATAACGAGAGTATAAAATTTCTGGATTGCTAAGCCAGcagcatttttgaaatcatatTTATTGCATGTGCACTTGTTAGAAGAAGAGCGACATGTTATCATTAAACAATCAATATTTTACataattttttatattcaacAAACATACATGCTCTTTCTTTAATGTCAACTGTACTACAACCTCAGAAAGGCAAACAATCAATGAATCGTTCAGAtgtatatatgtatatgtACAGGTCCCACTAGTGTGATGCGGTGCGATGGCTCCTCAAATATCGCCAGATGTTGAAGCTTGCTGAATTCTAGCAATATAAGCTCTCGATACTACGTTCCAACTTCTCATGTATTTTGCCAGACATTGGTCAACGCAGTTTTCGTTACCATCGGCATAAGGGCTATTTaagcattttttgaaacaattTTCAGTAACCTTATTCACCAATTCTGTTGCATTGGCCACAGCCAATTCCTGCGTGATTTGATTCCTTAATTGATCGGTAATTCCATTGGAACTAGCACTGGAAACGGTTTTTTGCTGTGAAGGTGAGGCCCCACCGAAAATGGATGATAAAGCCATCTCTTGTTGCGCGAGATGTACGTTCTTAGACCAGTGTTTTAACTCTTCAGATCTCTGAATGCATAATACCTATCGTTTTAATTGACTATTGTGAATATCttaatgaaatttttgataaaagtCAAGAGATCCCATGACTTTTGCCATTGTCTATGAGATTGTATTAATGTTTGATTAACAATTAAAATTTGTGAGCGCAAGTGGTTTAGTGGTAAAATCCAACGTTGCCATCGTTGGGCCCCCGGTTCGATTCCGGGCTTgcgcattttttttctattctATTGTTCATTATCtatgaaaaatgcaaataGAGCAATTACTGAAAAGGTATACTTCTCATCTGACAGCCATTGGATATAGTTACGGTATCATTGCATCAGAGGCTAGTTTCCCATTTTTACGGAAGGAGGCGgttatttcttttgaagttcaCCTGAGGCTGCAACTTAGATTTTACTCATCAACAACTAAAATTCGAGTTTACTGGATAGATTGAGAAAAGGTCATctaaaaaatgattcatGCCGTATTGATATGTATGttttaaaaaaagtatTAAGAAGCTTCTACGGCACATTTACTAACGTTGAACTCTATTTGGTGGCTTTTCCAGTCAACAAGAAGGGACAACCAAGACTTATAAAGTTTTACACGCCAGTTGACTTGCCAAAGCAAAGGTTACTTCTAGAGCAAGTATATGAATTGGTATCGCAAAGGAATAATGATTTCCAAAGTTCGTTCTTAGTCACACCACCTTCGCTACTGCTAAATGGTGATAACAGCTTGAACAATATCGACAATGATGAAGGTATTCAGATCATTTACAAAAACTATGCTACATTATTCTTTACATTTATAGTGGATGAACAAGAAAGTGAACTAGCGATATTAGATCTCATCCAAACGTTTGTTGAGGCGCTTGACCGTTGCTTCGCAGAGGTTAGCGAATTAGACTTGATTTTCAATTGGCAGACTCTAGAAAGTGTACTTGAAGAGATCATACAAGGAGGTATGGTGATAGAAACAAATGTAGGAAATGTTGTTGCATCCGTTGATGAACTTAATAGGGCATCCCAAGGCACAGATGGTCCTGTGTCAAGATTAACGAGTACAAGTCTCGGCAATGCATGGCAAGCTTTTACAGCTAACGGATTCTCGCATTGGGCCGCTGGACAGTGAATGTTTTTTAGACATCCTGTGCAAACGGTACTGTTTTCAGTTATAATAAATAGATTTAAGTAGTTATGAATATATTTACAGTAAGATCTGTCGGCTCACTACCTCCACcaacttttcttcttctcctcTACAATTCTGTCTGTAGCTGTAGAAGTTTGCTGGCGGATTTGAGCCAGCTCCTCCCTTATTCTTTGAAGCTCTTCCTTTTGGACTTCCTTGGCCTTCAGCCTTTGGAATTGATCCCTATTCGCTACAGCACTTTTTTCTCCCTTTTCCCAAGGAGAATTGATCGGTCCCGTTTTCCAAATTGGTTTATCACTGAGTGAAGTTTCTTTGACGATGTTCATTAACTCTTGCTGTTCAGCCTGACGAAGgtttctttccttttcataCTGTAGCCTTAATTCTGGTGATAGCGAATTAATAATTTCCTCGTCAGTGGGAGTtgtatatttgaaaagcagCACACCCCCACCAATTATAGCTCCACCAACAGCCCAAACCCTTAGCCAGCGTACCCAAAGCGGTCTCTCCATAGTCAAACTCTTGAATCTGGCCTCAGCGATCTTTATTTTGAGTCTGCTGTGATTTAACTAATGAGTTGGTTTACATGAATATAGACATGTATAGAGATCAATTCGAGTCTGGTCATTAAATACGATTTACCATATAAAAAGTGACAGTAATATAGTTTTACATAAATAGTTTTCGTCTAGGTCTTACGAACCATCCTCAGGCTATAGAAATAAGTACGTATCCATAAATATTTTATATCATCCTTACAAttataatatatataatttaCCAATTTTAGATTTCCtctaatttcatcaatcGCCTAAGAACATAATTCACGGTACAAAAATGGTGCGAAGACTTTTGTGGCTGTGATTAAGATCATGATACCTTCCAATAGAGCCATTGGCAATCCTAAGAAACCACGCTCCTCGATATTCAAGTAAACTGCGTACAATGCGGTAGCGAAAAATACACGAGTTAGTAAAAGTGGTTGTGGTAAAACACCAGACAAGAACTTGACTGGTACATCAACGCAATCACCACCCTTttggaaatatttgaaacaaCCCTTTTGCaatgctttcaaattcttaTTGTCTGCAGCAAACAGTGAGTACAAAGCAACAGATAGGACGTTGATAACAGAATCATAATTCTTCTTGTCGTAATGTAAGTCAAGCAATTCGTCAAGAACTGTGGCACGGTCACTGAAGTCTAAATCTCCAATCTTTTGCAATAAGACGACAACATCGTTCAAACCGACAGTCATACCACCACCAGTCAATGGATGTCTCATATTCAAAGCGTCACCAATGACGCATAATCCGATCACATCGTTCTGTCTTGAAGGTAAGTAAGAATTTGGCATGGATCTGAATTTACCTTCTGACAGAGCATTGTCGAAAGAAGGACGTAAGCTCTTTGGAATGAAAGGCTGGACATCTTTGATCATCCAAGATTTAATATCAGCTGGCAATTTTGGTGAGTTGTAAGCACACAGAATTCTTGTCTCTTCCGGGCTAATTTGATAAACTAAAATAGGCATATGATTTGGTCCAACAATGACGTGACCGTGCATTGGTGCAGGATTCTTTGCATCCCATAGCGACATACCTACGAATGATGAGCCAACAGTTGGAACATGTTTTGGATTCAATTCTCTTCTGAAACGAGAAAAAATACCATCGCATACAAACGTCAAATGACCATGGAAGTCAACTTTACCATGACcatcaatatcaacttTGGTACCGATAACCTCGTTGTTCTTTGACTTCAAAACTTCAACACAAGTACCTTGCACGCGAGTGACATTTGGCTCCTTGGCGCAAATATCTCTCAAATTGTTCAAGAACTTACCGTGAACAAACGCTACACCCCTTTCTCTCTCGCTGTCTTCGAAATCCTTGATATGAATTGTGCTATCTTCCAACACTTTGTCATTACCTTCCTTGACAATATCCTTCAACTTCTCGACGGGTGCGAGGTCTGCCTTGTATGGATATGGAATGTCCACTTGTTCACCATCGTACATAACGGTGTAACCAGTGACAGGGTAAGCATCGATATTGTTGATTGACTGCACCATACCTAAACTTCTTAAGGCTCTAACACCACCTGGTTGCATCAGCTCACCGACAATTCTGTCCGGCGTAGCCCAATCCTTCTCAATGATCAACACATTCTTCCCCTTTCTTGCTAAACCAGTAGCAACTGCTGGGCCGATGACACCAGCACCGATGATAATAGCATCGTATGTAATGGAAGAATCCGCGTTAAGCAATTCTTGAGCAACCATCCTTCAATTAAACTCCAACTTCTAAACTACCAACAATCAACAATTGTATTctcaattcaaaaactctGTGAATAGCAATTAACAATATAGCACGTTCTGCCTGATGTACTACTAATCCTACCTAAGCCTTTTTATATACTTTTCTTACGGAGAAAtctatcaaaaatttcactgAACGAACCTTTTACCGATACAACTTCGAAGAAAACTATATTCCTACCGCTCGTATTGACCTGTATTGTCGTTTGAGAATAGAAAAGACCTACTATCCTATTCAATGTTAGCCTTAACGTCCTGAGCAGCTAAGTCTCCAGCTAAATGgttccattttttatctttttgcACATTGAAAATCTGCAGCatagtttctttttccgCTGGCTGCGCTGTACGAGAAACAGTAAACGATAAGATTACGAAATAGCACGCAGCACAGCATGAGCGAGACGATCATCGAGGCAACAGGAACAGGGACAGCGAGAGCACGAGGTCAAGCATTTGTCACTGGAGTTTGTGATACGGCTGCCAACGGTAAAAGAGTGGGGGCCGTTGATCAAGTTCGAGGGTTACGACGCAGCAAAGCTATATACCGGTGAAATTTTGCACAGTCTTACGGAACTCATCGCAGAATGCGCCCCACTCTGTACGACTTGGAATAGCCGTTCTGACAATGCTGAGGTCGATATTCAATCCTTTGACGTTGGTGGTAACCGCATTCATACCAATGGCGAACCTCAGGGATCCGGGCGTTTGAGAGAAGACCATGTCTGTTACGTGGTATTGCTGCTCCAGCTTCTGCGGATGGTAGCCCAGGTTGCTGATCAAAGCGCCGCCgcgtttctttttcagatagTCTTTCAAGACCACTTTGTCTATATTCATATACTCTCCAATGTTGTCAACCATGAGAAGTCC
It encodes the following:
- the CBP4 gene encoding Cbp4p (similar to Saccharomyces cerevisiae CBP4 (YGR174C); ancestral locus Anc_5.186), with protein sequence MERPLWVRWLRVWAVGGAIIGGGVLLFKYTTPTDEEIINSLSPELRLQYEKERNLRQAEQQELMNIVKETSLSDKPIWKTGPINSPWEKGEKSAVANRDQFQRLKAKEVQKEELQRIREELAQIRQQTSTATDRIVEEKKKSWWR
- the QCR9 gene encoding ubiquinol--cytochrome-c reductase subunit 9 (similar to Saccharomyces cerevisiae QCR9 (YGR183C); ancestral locus Anc_5.189); this translates as MSYYSTIYKTLFKRNSVFVGTVFFSAFVFQTSFDSAVTSWYENHNKGKLWKDVKFKLQNGGDDDEDEDDDE
- the APS3 gene encoding Aps3p (similar to Saccharomyces cerevisiae APS3 (YJL024C); ancestral locus Anc_5.187) encodes the protein MIHAVLIFNKKGQPRLIKFYTPVDLPKQRLLLEQVYELVSQRNNDFQSSFLVTPPSLLLNGDNSLNNIDNDEGIQIIYKNYATLFFTFIVDEQESELAILDLIQTFVEALDRCFAEVSELDLIFNWQTLESVLEEIIQGGMVIETNVGNVVASVDELNRASQGTDGPVSRLTSTSLGNAWQAFTANGFSHWAAGQ
- the TIM13 gene encoding protein translocase subunit TIM13 (similar to Saccharomyces cerevisiae TIM13 (YGR181W); ancestral locus Anc_5.188), which produces MALSSIFGGASPSQQKTVSSASSNGITDQLRNQITQELAVANATELVNKVTENCFKKCLNSPYADGNENCVDQCLAKYMRSWNVVSRAYIARIQQASTSGDI
- the ERG1 gene encoding squalene monooxygenase (similar to Saccharomyces cerevisiae ERG1 (YGR175C); ancestral locus Anc_5.185) — translated: MVAQELLNADSSITYDAIIIGAGVIGPAVATGLARKGKNVLIIEKDWATPDRIVGELMQPGGVRALRSLGMVQSINNIDAYPVTGYTVMYDGEQVDIPYPYKADLAPVEKLKDIVKEGNDKVLEDSTIHIKDFEDSERERGVAFVHGKFLNNLRDICAKEPNVTRVQGTCVEVLKSKNNEVIGTKVDIDGHGKVDFHGHLTFVCDGIFSRFRRELNPKHVPTVGSSFVGMSLWDAKNPAPMHGHVIVGPNHMPILVYQISPEETRILCAYNSPKLPADIKSWMIKDVQPFIPKSLRPSFDNALSEGKFRSMPNSYLPSRQNDVIGLCVIGDALNMRHPLTGGGMTVGLNDVVVLLQKIGDLDFSDRATVLDELLDLHYDKKNYDSVINVLSVALYSLFAADNKNLKALQKGCFKYFQKGGDCVDVPVKFLSGVLPQPLLLTRVFFATALYAVYLNIEERGFLGLPMALLEGIMILITATKVFAPFLYRELCS